The following nucleotide sequence is from Candidatus Bipolaricaulis sibiricus.
GATCGTCGGCGCGACCCTATTGGCCCGTCTCGCCCGCCCGCCGATTCTCGGCCTCGCCCTCGGTGCGCTCGTCGGTGGTGCGGGGATGGCGATCCTCCTCCTCCCCCCGCTCCGCTCCACCCTGCGCGGGCCATGGCGCGTGTGGCCTCCCCACCCCGCGCTCGGCGAGGTGGCGTGGCGGCTCGTCCCGTCCCTCGGTGCGTTGGTCGTCGCCGAGCTGAACACGCTCGTCGACAACCGGCTCGCTTCCTACCTCGCGCCCGGCTCGATCGCCACCCTTCAGTACGCGATGCGGTTGTTCCAGCTGCCGTTGGGAATCCTCGCCGTCTCGGTCACCACGGCCGCCCTGCCGCGACTCGCCCAGCTCGTTGCCCAACGTGATGAGATTGGGTTTCGCCGCGCCCTCAGTCGGGGGTTCCTCACCACCGGGACGCTCATCCTGCCAGCTCTTGCTGGACTCCTCATCCTGGGGACGCCGATCCTCACCGTGCTGTTCGAGCGTGGGGCGTTCACGGCCACCGACACGGGGCGTGCCTACGCCGCCCTCGCTGGGTACCTGAGCGGGCTGTGGGCGTATGCCCTTGTGTACCTCCTGTCGCGGGCGTGGTTTGCCCTCGGGCGGCCCCTTCTCCCCGTTCTCGCCGGGGCAGGTGCCCTCGCCGTGAACATCGGCCTCAACCTGTGGTGGGTGCAGATCTGGGGTACGTTCGGACTTGCCCTGGCCACGGGTGTGGCAGGCTGGGTGAACGCCGTCCTCCTCGCGGTGCCTCTCTGGCGACGGCACCGGGGCTGGATCTCCGTTCACAGCACCGTGCGGCTGTTCGCTGCCGTAGGCGGGATGTGCGGTGGTCTCCTCCTCGTCCGCCCCGCGCTCTCCCCCCTGGGGCCGTGGGTCGAAGTGGCCGTGGGCGTACCGTTGGGTGTCGTCCTCTACGCAGGTCTTCTGTGGACCCTCGGGATCAGACGGTTCTTGGCGGGCGAACGATGAGGCCTTCGGGCTGTTCGGGAGGAGGCGGGAACAGCCCGAGGAGGCCCCGTGCGAACTTGTGGGGATCTGCTTCCGACCGGTACCCTGCCAACCAGGCCGCCAGCGCCTGGGCAGCCTTTCGCAGCTTCGCTCCGTCCAGCTTTCCCCCGCGCACAAGCTGAACGAGACCGTCCTCGGCCAGCGCACGCCCCAGCGCGGGTGGAGCTGTCGACACGAGAACCACCGGTGACAACGCCTGATCCAGGTGACGAAGCGCTCCCTCGATCTCGGAATCGACCGCAGGGTCGCGGCGGAGGAGCGTGGCCACTGCTTCGCCGAGAAGCTCGATGTGGGACCAGATGCTCTCGCCCCCCGCAGCGGCCAGCTCGCGGTACCAGACACCCCATGCCCGTTCGAGCTCCTTCGCCCGTCGTTCGCGCAGCCGTTCCTCGGCCACGCGGCCGTAGGGGCAATCGGCGGGACAGCGGACGATCTTCCCGCGATGGGATCCGCAACAGGAGCTACACAGCCTGCGGTCGAGGGCGAGGCAGCGACGGTCTCCCGCTCGCTCCCCGCACACCGCGCACAGCTCGCGCGTCACGGGGTGGCGAGCTGACGCCGTGCATCGTCCGACATCATCTCCGGGGTCCAGCGAGGTTCCCACACCAGCGTCACGCGCGCCTCGCAACCGACGAACTGCTCCCGCAGAAGACGCTCGACCTGACTGGCCAGGTTGGACGCGTACGGGCAGGACGGTGCGGTGAGCGTCATCCGGACGTGAATGTGGTTCCCCTCGACCTCGACCCCGTACACCAGCCCGAGGTCCACGACGCTGATCCCGAGCTCAGGATCCGTCACCCCCCGGAGAACCGCCTGCACCTCGCCTGCCGTGGGCACGGGGTTACTTCCGCGTTTTCTTGCGGCCCCGCGTGGGAGTGGAGCGAGCTGCCGGCGTCCGTTTCTTGGCCGAGGAACGCGATTGGTTTACGACATCGGCAAGCGTGCTGTTGGCTAGAGCCTGGGTGAACTTGGCCTCGACTCCCTTCCAGAACGGCCCCACAGGGCAATCCTCTCCCGTCACGAACCCGCCGCCGCGCTGCCGGCCGTAGACAAGGTTCGGAGTCTCCGACTCCAGAGCGTGGATGAGCTGACCGATCTTGATCGCCTTCGGAGCATGGGCAAGTCGGTACCCGCCCGTGCGCCCCTTCTGAGCCGTGACGAGGCCAGCCCGCCGGAGATCGAGGAGGATTTTGCGCACGAAGGCTTC
It contains:
- a CDS encoding PaaD-like protein (DUF59) involved in Fe-S cluster assembly, which produces MPTAGEVQAVLRGVTDPELGISVVDLGLVYGVEVEGNHIHVRMTLTAPSCPYASNLASQVERLLREQFVGCEARVTLVWEPRWTPEMMSDDARRQLATP
- a CDS encoding putative peptidoglycan lipid II flippase MurJ; the encoded protein is MFRGAGGTVLSRVVGLLRDAAIAYAFGASAGYDAFLVALYLPQALRQVLGEGGLAAAFLPVYARAREDGQGDELARSAFVYLLFVLPPICALGALFAPFYLPVLAAGFAPETMAQSVALARWLFPLIGFISIAALAGGILNAHGRFFLPALAPAVLNVGMIVGATLLARLARPPILGLALGALVGGAGMAILLLPPLRSTLRGPWRVWPPHPALGEVAWRLVPSLGALVVAELNTLVDNRLASYLAPGSIATLQYAMRLFQLPLGILAVSVTTAALPRLAQLVAQRDEIGFRRALSRGFLTTGTLILPALAGLLILGTPILTVLFERGAFTATDTGRAYAALAGYLSGLWAYALVYLLSRAWFALGRPLLPVLAGAGALAVNIGLNLWWVQIWGTFGLALATGVAGWVNAVLLAVPLWRRHRGWISVHSTVRLFAAVGGMCGGLLLVRPALSPLGPWVEVAVGVPLGVVLYAGLLWTLGIRRFLAGER